The genomic segment TCTGTAAAGCCTAATGAGCCACACTTACAATTGccaaatatatcatttaaataCAGAATGAAATATATGGTTGGACACCTCAATGGATCAGTCTGTGCCGCCTAAGAACGTCCTTCCGTGTAAATACTTtcccacactctttgcattcaaatgatCTGAGCCCTGAATGGATCAACCTGTGCCCCCTGAGAGTGCTTCTATCTTCGAATGTATTACCACATATCTCACATTCATACAGTCCGAGGTTTGAATGGACTGAAATGTGCACCGTAAGACTGCCcttttgtgtgaatgttttaccacactctttacatttaaATGGTTGGACACCTGAATGGATCAGTCTGTGCCGCTTAAGAACGCCCTTCCGTGTAAATGCTTttccacactctttgcattcaaataGTCTGAGCCCTGAATGGATCACTCTGTGCCCCCTGAGAGTGCTTCTatctttgaatgttttaccacatatTTCACAGTCATATGGTCTGAGTTTTGAATGGACCACACTGTGCATGCTAAGACTGCTCTtttgtttgaatgttttaccacactccttgcattcatatggtcCGAGGTTTGAATGGACCACACTGTGCCTGTCAAGACTGCCCTTTTGTGTGAATgtcttaccacactctttgcattcatatagTCTGACACCTGTATGGATCAGTCTATGCCTCCTAAGATTGCCCTTAACTGTGAATGCTTTACCACACTCCTTGCATTCAAACCTGCCAACACGTACATGAGAGTGGCTGAATTGGTGTGTCAAAAGACTTCCCTTCTGTGTAAATGCTTttccacactctttgcattcatatggtctgaggCCTGAATGGACCAAACTGTGCACCCTGAGAGTGCTTCtatgtttgaatgttttaccacatacttcacattcatatggtctgagATTTGAATGGACCACACTGTGTGTTGTAAGATTGCTCTTTTGTGTGAATgtcttaccacactctttgcatgtATACCGTCTATGGCCTGAATGGATCAGTCTGTGCCTAGTAAGATCGTCCTTAAGTGCAAATGTTTTgtcacactctttgcattcatatggtctgaggCTTAAATGGGTAAATCTGTGCCTCAAATAGGTGTTTCtatgtttgaatgttttaccacatacTTCACACAGATATGGTCTGAGGTTTGAATGGACAACACTGTGCCTGTCAAGACTGCTCTTTTGTCTGAATGTCTTACCACACTCTCTGCATTCATAAGGTTTGACACCCAAATGGATCAGTCTGTGCCTAGTAAGATGGCTCTtttctgtgaatgttttaccacactccttGCATTCATACGTGCTGACACGTGTACCAGAGTGGCTAAATTGGTGTGTCATAAGACTGCTCTTTCGTGTGAAtgccttaccacactctttgcatttaaATGGTTTGACACCTGAATGGATCAGTCTGTGCCGCCAAAGAACATCCTTCCGTGTAAATGCTTgtccacactctttgcattcatacggTCTGAGGCCTGAATGGATCAGTCTGTGCTTCATAACATCGGCCTTAAGTGTAAATATTATATCACACTCTCTGCATTCATATGGTCCGAGGCCTGAATGGACCTTACTGTGTTTACTAAGCTGGGCCTTGTTTGTGAATgtcttaccacactctttgcattcatactgTCTGTGGCCTGAATGTATCAGGCTGTGCTTCCTAAGACTGTCCTCTTGAGTGAATGTTTCACCACAATCCATGCATTCATTTGGTCTGTTATTTCTGTCAACATTGCGATTTAGTCCACATTTCAAAACTGATGTCGTCCCACTTTCTGAACAGAAATAAGACTCTTCTATTTGCAATGGGCAATCCTTTACAAGCCTTGTTTTCCAATCACCTCTTTCACACTCCTGGCTCTTATTACTGCGTACCTGTACCAGTGCATTCTGTgagttattttcatcattattcagATGACTCTCAGACAAACTGAAGGAATCTTTGTCTTCTGTAGATTGGTTGTCAATGTGGTCATGCTGTGCAGTAAAGtcttctctatcattttctgtgTAAAAGCTGCCACACTCCAAAGTGACATGACCATTTTGGACAAGACTCTGTATGATTATTGATGCTCCTGTTTGTAGAGAGAAGGGTATAGAAAAGTACATGAAAGCAATATTTTATACAATGGGCACAGGAGTTTGCACAGCTATACCAGTATTCTGTAAAATGTTAAGTTTTATTCATTATTCTACAAGCAATTAACGAAACTTCAAATGTTTATTAGAATGATGACTTTATCAAATTGATTAAGTCGAAGGGATGTttttgttgcattcatgaaagGAATAAGTATCTGAGGCTGTGATTACAaatctgattgattgattaagtCGAAGGGATGTttttgttgcattcatgaaagGAATAAGTATCTGAGGCTGTGATTTCAaatctgattgattgattaagtCGAAGGGATGTttttgttgcattcatgaaagGAATAAGTATCTGAGGCTGTGATTTCAAATCTGATTGATCATTTACTGACTTTAATGTCAAAGACCAGGAAATGACGGCTTATTGGACTCATgtaaataagaaataaaatagcatcaatgacactttgctcacatttggctACATTTTGCAAGCCAGATTGAGTGTATGTATGATATTTAATAGCTCCTCATGACCTTACATATAGCTTGTTATATTCATAGTCAGGAGCATTTGAACACACTTTGATGCACCCTCCACTGAGTACTGGTATGTGATGAGTGACAACTGTTGGGACAGGCACAGACACTTGCACAACACCTTTACAGTCCGGTACATCATAGGTAGTGATTCATTCTATCATACCAAAGTAAAGGACCCTATTGTAATATCATATTGCATAGAATaaatgtagacaatatttggctgctctactgtctatggttgcagatAGAAGACTAAGGTAACATGTAAAattaccgtcaaggacagtgtgctcacattcggtttgaattgttccattcaagaaatatttaaaccagaaaaacaagaatgacaaaagcaaataaggtctgcaacttaggtactggaggtcatctttaggaacatgcatattaacttctatagcaataggacaagcagatcctacatacataagcaaatgtttacaaatgtttacgattttttgaccaaaaatgacaaaagttgccccaaaacagtaattttccaattttgtcgtattttcaacaaattagaagggtaacacacttgcaaacatccaacccaaatttgagagaaactgggcaggcggtttcagagaagaataatttttacttaaaatgaggaaaataaccaaaaaattcagcaaaaatacaaaattcaagatatcttcacgatatacataaaactgtataagatctacctaaggtacttgcatactaattttcaaagcaatcaaatctGCAGCtcttgagttattgatttttgaccattttcacattttttaagctcatttgcataattttgacaatgtaaacttcatttgaacaaatcccatctacagcccaggatgcatccacacaccaaataccacgCTAAAAAAGAGCAGCGTTTCATGAGTTTTTGAAGTTgatggacatactgtacgtacgtacatacatacatacatacatacagatgctaccaccttcagcttatatgataatttCACATTGGTacaaccaaatatgagctaaaaatagtgacaatgtcacttcGCTCCAAATACaaatagttatcaaaacaagccaacaattgtatgaaacatggacatatacatgcagacagactgacatacacagactggcacagagtgatgacattggtcCCTAAGTGTGCCTTGGCCAATGGAGAGTgctaaagatataacaaacaactgaatgtaatgttaaaaactatccactgttgattgaccaatcagagtgctcaattcagggtgttttatttacacgtaaagccctggtcaccaaattccagaaacgaatgacagcgccgtagtaaagtactgtccaatcaaaagtgaacatgtcatattctgtagacatctggtacgttttaatattcaaatttggtaatacagcggaaaccagctgcaacacaaaatctgctgtgccctagggcatttacataatgtgccctagggcatttataggatgttccattacattggaaggctatttcacaaataaaagttttaattcatatcctaaacatgttacattgacaaaggggacggttgacgtaaatacattgaaaacgaaaatatatcagttaggggcgatagtttttaagtcggataaaaccctcatactcgggctcttctggtatataaagtccaaccctacgataaaatgttctcggcctgcggcctcgacattttatcgttgggttggactttatataccagaagagccctcatactcgggctttatcctatacataaaatagttaaatataggcctacatacactcagggtgaatatgttacatcaatttgattagtttcttttctacttctgtgataatttttaagacaatcaatctacaagcacacagcaaactgttcttgattttacattttatgggAGCTAAAACctttaccaaaaacacaaaattttagatatttctctgaaaatttaaaataagcaACCTAGCAGTTGATAGAGCTTGGTttatgttatgtagagaataacttttggtcaggaaatgactcaaggtcagtggagtgggctgtttcagtcactaccaccactcctacacatatTAAACttgtacactgcatacaaataagTTAAAGATCATAGAAGCTCTGACTCAGATGtgtaggctgtttcagttaatacCACCACTCCAGCACATTTGCAGGAGTTCccttttttcttacctcatttgcatatttttgacactgacatgttcatttgaacaacatcacatctaaacccctgggtctacctgtcCACCAAATGCAAAGCTGGTACCGTAGGTGTGGCAATTTGGGAGCTTTTTCATCGGATGAACATACAGTAAAACATCGATTATCCGAACGTCAATTATCCGAATTGTTCAGTTATCCGAACCGCCACCGTGTCCCCCTGAAATAAGTCATTGTTTCCTGTCACTACAAACAGACGGCCGCCGCCCCAAGTTGCAGCAGTTCATACAGTTCTTTGTACTTTATCAATAAAGTTATTTCTTTAAACAACCTTACCGCCCATTCGCCTTTTGTTTTAAGTTTTAATGTGTGAATGTTATGAACCAGTTGAGTGCGATCGCATGACGTGTGAAAATAACACCTCGACAGAGTTGTCAACAACGTGGCCACATTCATGCTTTGTCGGCCTCATTGAAAGGTCACCGCCGAAGTCGCCCAACTTGGTCGGTTTCTACGCCAAACGTTCGCGGCATTTACATCAGACCTTAGAAGTGTTAACTAGCTTGCTGGAAGGGTATAAAGTCTGGAGTTTTGAGCGATGTTGGCATTCGTAATTCCAAGAGTGATCTGGTAACATCGAATCGATAATCTCTCCGTGCTTCCGCTATAAACTTTCTGCAGCTTCTGTCAACGTCATAATGGCTACGTCATCAGTGAAACGTAAGCGTCACGTGCTTGACCTCGACACCAAGTTATCCATCATCGATCGTCTTGAAAGCGGTGAAAGTGCAACCAAACTTTCGCGTGAGTTTGGTGTTGGTAAATCGACCATTACCGACATCAAGAAAAGTAAAGCAAAGTTACGTGACTTTGCATGCAAGATGGACACCGACGTCGGCCTCAAACGGAAGATCATGAAGACCGCAAACGACGAAACCCTCGAGAAGTCCGTCTTCACGTGGTTCACCCAGGAGCGAAGTAGAGGCACCCCGCTATCCGGCCAAATAATCGCAGAAAAGGCAAAGTGGTTTGACGAACAGTTGAATGGTGAACAGTCTCAGTTTAAGGCGAGTACGGGCTGGTTGAAAAATTTCCAGCAGAGGCATGGTATCCGTCAGATATCTGTCCAAGGCGAGAAGTTGTCGTCAAACGAGAGCGAAGTCGAACCGTTTATCCGAAAACTCCATGAAATCATCGAAAAAGAAAGCTACACGCCTGAGCAACTGTACAACGCCGACGAATCCGGACTGTACTGGAAGCTTTTACCGCGAAAGACTTTAGCTGCTTCCAGTGAAAAATCCGCGCCTGGTTTTAAAGTTAGCAAAGACAGAGTTACCGTTATGGGTTGTGCTAACGCGTCTGGTACACACAAACTTCCGCCGGTCATCATCGGAAAATTGCGCAACCCTCGCTGCTTTAAACACGTTAACATGGACAACCTCCCGGTTCGATACCTTCATCAGGCAAATGCCTGGATGAGCGCAGAGCTATTTTCAACGTGGTTTCGCGATGATTTTGTACCATCCGTCCGCCATCATCTATGCCAGAAACAGCTGCCTGAGAAAGCGCTTCTCCTCATCGATAACGCGCCATCACATCCCAGCACCGATGTTCTTCAGAGCAACGACGGTTTGATCACGTGCATGTTTCTCCCACCGAACACTTCACCATTGCTTCAACCCATGGATCAAGGCGTGCTGAATGCTGCGGAAAATCGTGATAGAAAACTCCAACAACATATCGCTGACTGAGTGtgtgaaaactgtcacactcaAAGACACTTGCTACATGATCGCCGAATCGTGGCGCAAACTCACCGTTGATACTCTCAATAATGCGTGGCACAAACTCCGAATAAATATCGCCGATACGCCAGAACTAGCACCCCCGAAGTCACCAACCCAGCTTCAGACGAAACCATCGAAGAAGTTATCAACGCACTTCCAGCAGACGATCGCGTTCAAGCGTCCGAGTGGTTCGATGTCGACGAGAGTGACCCCGGCTGTCAAACACTCGCCGATGAAGAAATCATTCAGGCTGCCCAGAAATCAACAACGGACATCGATGCATTGGAAGACGAGGACGATGACAAGGAAAACACCGAACCCAGCGTACCCATACCTACCAACGCCGAAGCAGCTGACATGTTCTCCCGATGTTTGTTATGGCTAGAGGCACAACCGAACTGTGAACCGACGCAACTTTGCTGCTCCGTAGCATGCACCAGACAGCCGTCCGAAAGCGCCAAGAGACTGCCAAGCAGAAGTCCATCACatcatttttcaagaaaatgtaaGCAGGACACTTTATTAAGTCTATGAACTCATAGAATCACAAGCTTTGTCTGtttgaatacatgtattttattgaaACGTAAATCAAGGTGCATTTGTACGTGTAATATGTTGTGAAAATTTAGGttattgtttgtgtttataTTGAGCTGCTGTTCACattgcaagtttttttttattttttattttctgtgatttactacatgtagtttcttcatagctgtaaattttatttGCTGTCTTCAAGTCTActaaagagaaataaaaataaaatgaatgtaaTGAATACGatgtttttttgtcttttgattTGGTGTGTATGattgcatacatgtactgtacttgTGTATGGCCTGAAGTGACCCAGACTCCCTAAGATTGCATATCCGAACTGTTTGCATAACCGAACAAAAATCATGTCCCCCTAGGCGTTCAGATAATCGACGTTCTTCtgtacatctgcacatacatacattatatataccagtacataccggtacatacatacatacatacatacagatgccaacgactcaccatataagctctttttggtatttatagacataccaaatatgagctaaacaTGAGCACTCTTAATGGCTGCCAACATGCTGCTACACATACAGtacatgataatggtatgtGCAAAACTGCCACCTTGTTATATAAGCATTGCAGTATCACAGACAAATGGGGAAATTTTCAAACACATCAGACAAGGAGAATGTGGCATCAGATATGTCCCGGTATACCGTTACATACCGTAGtgtgtgttccatatacgtaaaTCAGTGTTTGAAAATACTGCCTGCCTGCCTGGGGCAGATAAAAATAATGTCGGGCTGGTAAAAATTCTATCTTACCAGCCCAGGGGCCAGACAAATTTCTTGTACGTTCCGACTTGAAGTCTGCAACGAGCATCAGAGACTACAAGCAGTACAGCAACATGTCCCATTGTCTATGTTTAAGGGCGTCATGAGGCTGACAATAGGTCAGGCTATCATAGCTCCATGGTTACACGGACTACCATTGCCGCGACCAGCCAAGCTAAGCACTTCAGGGTCTTGTCAGAAAAATCAATCAATGGaataaattgatattaaaaatacaacattcaatgttttttgtcAGAATATATTACTTTGGTTTGAATTTTCACCATATGCTTTTCTTTTGAAAGCTTGAACTTGCGTTCATCCAAATTACTCACTGTACGAGAATTCCGGTCCATCTGACCCTAGCCACTACATACATGTGCTCAATTTGTCGTTTGGCATGTGAAAGGAGATTTTCACAGATGAAAATTACCAAGACCCAGTACCAGAATAGACTCAATAGCTCAACTACCAGTATGTCTATGTTAATGATGATTTAGATGCATTCTCCctcaatttctgtgtttgaccCGGCTCCTGCAATCAAATATCTGTCACTGGAATAAAGTGTACCACCATTATATAGAAAGCCCATTTTCATGGAGAGGTACCGGAGAAAGACTTTGGCCTAAGACATGGCGCAGTTGATGGAGGAACGGACTGTTGCAGAACTGGTAGATGTGGTGGAAG from the Ptychodera flava strain L36383 chromosome 2, AS_Pfla_20210202, whole genome shotgun sequence genome contains:
- the LOC139122937 gene encoding zinc finger protein 665-like, producing MYTSFKGLSDRNRVIKMASLGIINNNSTTVRDREQQTKASSNTLSSGRYTRDILFSPKECSAICKAARQFDQLHELGKSFESLSSTLCLKNQDNTSAMSGASIIIQSLVQNGHVTLECGSFYTENDREDFTAQHDHIDNQSTEDKDSFSLSESHLNNDENNSQNALVQVRSNKSQECERGDWKTRLVKDCPLQIEESYFCSESGTTSVLKCGLNRNVDRNNRPNECMDCGETFTQEDSLRKHSLIHSGHRQYECKECGKTFTNKAQLSKHSKVHSGLGPYECRECDIIFTLKADVMKHRLIHSGLRPYECKECGQAFTRKDVLWRHRLIHSGVKPFKCKECGKAFTRKSSLMTHQFSHSGTRVSTYECKECGKTFTEKSHLTRHRLIHLGVKPYECRECGKTFRQKSSLDRHSVVHSNLRPYLCEVCGKTFKHRNTYLRHRFTHLSLRPYECKECDKTFALKDDLTRHRLIHSGHRRYTCKECGKTFTQKSNLTTHSVVHSNLRPYECEVCGKTFKHRSTLRVHSLVHSGLRPYECKECGKAFTQKGSLLTHQFSHSHVRVGRFECKECGKAFTVKGNLRRHRLIHTGVRLYECKECGKTFTQKGSLDRHSVVHSNLGPYECKECGKTFKQKSSLSMHSVVHSKLRPYDCEICGKTFKDRSTLRGHRVIHSGLRLFECKECGKAFTRKGVLKRHRLIHSGVQPFKCKECGKTFTQKGSLTVHISVHSNLGLYECEICGNTFEDRSTLRGHRLIHSGLRSFECKECGKVFTRKDVLRRHRLIH